A genomic stretch from Lathyrus oleraceus cultivar Zhongwan6 chromosome 2, CAAS_Psat_ZW6_1.0, whole genome shotgun sequence includes:
- the LOC127120280 gene encoding uncharacterized protein LOC127120280, which translates to MSKKKTVANMEAKIADLEQELSLMKVDFSDSIAEVQQTARENQRALIQMMEKVLEKKVVEAEDDASLEKVTTTTKLKGEALDEFRRSVKKVELPVFSGDDPAGWISRAEVYFHVQDTSATVKVGLAQLSMEGPTIHFFNSLLEENRDLTWEELRSELMERYGGLGEGDVYEKLTEIRQRGTMEEYIQEFERLTSQIPRLPDKQFLGYFLHELRGEIRGRVRSFVAMGPIARTKLFHVTRAVERETSGGSGWIRNPKPSGSNKANSGRNGGTDWVFVKGGQNSGLNYGNGPKGPNNPPCDDKPVTGERKKGGARDKGFTHLSYQELMNRKQKGLCYKCGGPFHPLHQCPDKQLRVMILDDEDGGEEEAKLLAVEVDESEKERDGEMSVMNLYEMEVPRRERLQTLKLRATINGVPVVVLIGSGATHNFIAKLLVQKLSWRVETTPDFIIKLGDGFQTTTRGKCNHVLFKIGEVTSEIEAYLFDLEGVGVVLGMAWLKSLGDMIVNWKKQTMEFWHEGKWVMLKGIEGTSEAISALQSIVGKASKGYGRKWWSLDATLNNTETQVLQETDHPEMKERLKQFDDVFHEPKGLPPRRSRDHSINLLPGQGPVSVRPYRYPPSSKK; encoded by the coding sequence ATGTCTAAGAAGAAAACCGTAGCAAACATGGAGGCGAAGATTGCAGATCTGGAGCAAGAGTTATCGTTGATGAAGGTTGATTTCTCTGATTCCATCGCTGAGGTTCAACAAACAGCGAGGGAGAATCAAAGAGCGTTGATACAGATGATGGAGAAGGTTCTGGAAAAGAAGGTGGTTGAAGCTGAAGATGATGCATCATTGGAAAAGGTTACGACAACCACAAAGTTGAAAGGTGAAGCTTTGGATGAATTTAGAAGGTCGGTTAAGAAGGTGGAGCTACCAGTGTTCTCCGGCGACGATCCGGCCGGATGGATCTCTAGAGCAGAGGTCTATTTTCATGTTCAAGACACGAGTGCTACTGTGAAGGTGGGGCTGGCACAATTGAGCATGGAAGGACCAACAATTCACTTCTTTAACTCTCTGTTGGAAGAAAACCGAGATCTGACATGGGAGGAGCTTCGATCAGAGTTGATGGAAAGGTATGGAGGTTTAGGAGAGGGTGATGTTTATGAAAAGCTCACTGAAATTCGTCAGAGAGGAACGATGGAAGAATATATTCAGGAATTTGAACGTCTGACTTCTCAAATTCCGAGGTTACCTGACAAACAATTTTTAGGGTATTTTCTGCACGAATTAAGAGGTGAGATCAGAGGTAGGGTACGGAGTTTCGTAGCTATGGGGCCGATAGCGAGAACGAAGTTGTTCCACGTCACAAGAGCAGTGGAAAGGGAAACGAGTGGTGGATCGGGTTGGATCCGAAACCCGAAACCAAGCGGTTCAAACAAGGCTAACTCGGGGCGAAATGGAGGAACGGATTGGGTTTTTGTGAAAGGAGGCCAGAACAGTGGGTTAAATTATGGAAATGGGCCTAAAGGGCCCAATAACCCACCATGTGATGACAAGCCAGTGACTGGAGAGAGAAAAAAAGGGGGTGCACGTGACAAAGGCTTTACTCACTTATCCTATCAAGAGCTCATGAATAGAAAACAAAAAGGTCTTTGTTATAAATGTGGGGGTCCCTTTCACCCCCTCCATCAGTGTCCAGACAAACAACTACGTGTCATGATTTTGGATGATGAAGATGGAGGAGAGGAGGAGGCCAAATTGTTGGCAGTAGAGGTGGACGAATCTGAAAAAGAGCGAGATGGGGAGATGAGTGTGATGAACTTATATGAGATGGAGGTTCCGAGACGTGAACGTCTACAAACTCTCAAGTTGCGAGCAACCATTAATGGTGTTCCGGTGGTGGTTCTGATTGGCAGTGGAGCGACACACAATTTCATTGCGAAGCTGTTAGTGCAAAAACTGAGTTGGAGAGTCGAAACTACTCCAGATTTCATAATCAAGTTGGGTGATGGGTTTCAAACCACCACACGAGGAAAGTGTAATCATGTCTTATTCAAAATAGGGGAGGTGACTAGTGAAATCGAAGCTTATCTGTTTGATTTAGAAGGAGTTGGTGTAGTGTTAGGCATGGCGTGGCTGAAATCGTTGGGGGATATGATAGTTAATTGGAAGAAGCAAACGATGGAATTTTGGCATGAGGGAAAATGGGTGATGTTAAAGGGCATAGAAGGAACATCTGAAGCCATTTCAGCACTACAAAGTATAGTAGGTAAAGCTAGTAAGGGATATGGAAGGAAGTGGTGGTCCTTAGATGCCACTTTGAACAACACAGAAACCCAGGTTTTACAAGAGACAGATCACCCAGAAATGAAAGAAAGGTTGAAGCAATTTGATGATGTGTTTCATGAGCCCAAGGGGCTGCCACCACGACGCTCACGTGACCACTCCATTAACTTACTGCCAGGTCAAGGACCAGTGAGTGTGAGGCCCTATAGGTACCCCCCATCATCAAAAAAATGA